CAGAGGGCTTTCCTGGATGTACAAAGCTTCCTGCCATGGGTTATCAGGTTCAGGTGAGCCTCGTTGTAGCGCTCCCGGGGCACTATTTCCTCCATCAAAAACTGGATTTCTTCCGGCGACATACCCGCCTCCGCCCAGCCCAGGCGTTTCGTTACCCTGGCGATATGGGTATCTACGGGAAAGGCGGGGCGTCCCAAGTCGAAAAGAAGGACGCAGGCGATCGTTTTAGCTCCAACTCCAGGGATGTCCTCGAGGAATCTCCTGATATCTTCCGTCTCCCATCCCCGCATTGCTTTCAAAG
This portion of the Thermovirga sp. genome encodes:
- a CDS encoding endonuclease III, yielding LKAMRGWETEDIRRFLEDIPGVGAKTIACVLLFDLGRPAFPVDTHIARVTKRLGWAEAGMSPEEIQFLMEEIVPRERYNEAHLNLITHGRKLCTSRKALCDECLLRDRCPFPGRKQEG